Within Nanoarchaeota archaeon, the genomic segment CGCCGCTTCAATCTCACTTAGGCGCAATGGCTTCCATAATTACCGGTGTCGAAACATATGATGCAACAAACATAATAGCCATTTTATTTTCAATACCACCTTTCATTTTAATTTATTTTGTCATACGAAGATATTCCAAAGAACTCGCCATATTGAGCCTGCCATTCATGCTAGGAATTTTTAACTTTAATTTTGAAGTAGAGCGTGCTTTTGGGCAGTGGATATACATTACGGGCGCGCTATTTCTTGCATCTGTTGTATGGCTTGCAGATCGCCTGCATGCAAAATATTCCAGCATATTCCTTGCAATATTATTAACCGGCGCGGCACTGGGGCACATGTCCGAAGCAATATTCTCGGCAGGATTCTTAGCAGTCTTCATGGCATTAAGATATCTGAAAGAAAAACAATTGGATATGCCCGCCCTTAAGAACGTGATTATTGGATTTACGATGTTCGCCATCATCGCTTCATACTACCTGATTATTTTTAAGAATAGCTGGATGGTGGGATTTCAGCAATTCTCATTCGAAGTAATGTCAGTGTCGCCGATTGCCGCAAGCCTCGGGGTAAAAATAACTGACTTTGGAATTGTTGTCCTATTGGTGCTTGCTGGCCTTTTGATTGGAATCAAACAGCTGGCATTCAGGAAAAAAGAAGAGTTTCCGTTTACTGCAGTTATTGCCGGAATATATATCTTGATTATAGGTTATGGAAATTATTTCGGCCTCGGCTTAAGAGCATGGCAATCGCGGCATGCATGGCCCATTTATTTTTCGGTTTTTTGCGGAATTGTAATTTATTCTTTAGGCGCAAAGTACTTCAAAAACTGGAACTATAAACACTACGCCATACTGAGCGTCACACTTATCATATTATTTTCATACACACATATAGGGATGTTAAAAGGTGGTGGACTTATTGATCAAGATGGATGGAATGCACTGATGTGGATAAAAAATAACACTCCGGAAGATGCAAATATAGGATATTTTTATGGAACCCTGCCATCACAACCGATGAGCCTTTGGTCAACGAATCGAATTGCATACATAGTTGATTTGGAAGATTATTCGGACGGGATTAAAAAAGGAATAGTAAAAGACAATTACACAATGATGCAAACAAATGAGATAGTTAATGCATATTATCCATACAGAAAAACATTGTTCAGTTACGGATATCATAACGACACGTCAACATACTTTTTGTATTCAAATGATCTGAATTATTATGTGTTTCCGCTGGCTATTTCCGCAACAAACAACCAATATGTTTCACAATACAATCTTATGATACTTCAAGAGCTGTTAAAACAAGAAAAGATTAAAGAGACATATAAAAACGGAGCGTATGCAATATTTGAAGTGATAAAACTCAATGATACCGCAGCCTAGTCATTGACTTGTACATATTCAAAGTGATAGGATATGAAACTAGACAATCATTCAGAATTTGAAAAAATTATTTTAAGCATTGTACTCGGCACACTCATCATCAGAATCATATTCTTTGACGAAGGCTGGGCAGTGGTGCTTAAGATATGCATGATGATATACGGTATGTTTATTCTTCCGGGAATTGGAATAACGTATCTTCTCAAAGACATAAACTTTTTCGAACGGCTCGCATTATCCGTTGCAATCAGTGCGGCACTGCTTGGCACATCCGCATACTATCTGGGCATTCTTGGCGTCCATGTGAAATATTCTGCAATAGCCCTACCAGTATTTTTCAGTATTATCTCGTTGACGATAATGCTCAAAGAATTAAAAAAGATTGATAATAACACGCCATAAATAAATGGGCCCCATCTTCAATACATTTATTCCGGATTTTCCGTAAACACGGCTCAATTCCTTGCTCGGAACCTCAAGAATGCGATATTTGTTCTTTGCACATTTCATTGTCATTTCAGTTTCAATGTCAAAAATATTGGCTTTTAGTCCGAGTTTTTTTGCAACGTCTTTTTTTATTGCCCGAAAGCCGTTCTGGCTATCGGTTATCCTGACTCCAAACCGGTAATTGATTATAAGCGTTATGATGGCTGAAAAACACATCCGGATAAACTGAGAAATTGTTCCGTGAAGCTCTTCACTGCCTCCAAGCATTCTTGAAGCAATTACCATATCTGCAGAGCCGCTTTTAATCGGAGCCACTATTGCCGGAATATCTGCAGATATATGCGAGCCGTCGGCATCGATAAAAACGAGTATGTCGCCCTTTGCCGCGTCAATTGCAAGTCGCATTGCCGCGCCTTTTCCCCTTCCGTTGTCAATGAGAGTTCTCGCGCCAAGGGATTTTGCTATTTGAATAGTATTATCGGTTGATTTTTTTGCGCCGACAACAAGAATTTCAGCCCCATGTTGTTTTACGCCAGAAATTATTTTTTTTATTGTTTTTTCTTCGTTATATGTGGGGATGATTATCGTAATCATACACACTTTTGAAACTTTTAAATTTATATAATAATGTAGCCATATGCCGTTTGAAGCTATAACAAAAGAAGAAACAAAAAAGCACTATAACGCTCTTGAAGAATTCACAAACAAATCAGACCCGTATTATTTTAAAAGGCGCGCGGAGCATTTATTGCAGTTCTTAAGCAAAATGCCAAAGTCTTCCAAAATCCTAAATCTTGGCTGTGGAGACGGCAGATTCACTAGGCTCATTAAAGATTGCGGATTCAGAGACATCGTTGATGCAGACATTTCATCATCCCTTTTAAAATCAGATACCTGCCGCAAACGGGTTCTGGGAGATGCTGAAAATATTTCATTCAAAAAAGAGATGTTCGATGCAATAATCATGACTGATGTAATTGAACATATCGAAAACAGGAATAGGGCCATAAACGAACTGCAAAGAGTTCTCAAAAAGAACGGAGAACTATTCATAACTTATCCAAATTCCTTATGGGTGCCTGCACTCAACGCTCTTGGAAAAATCGGGATTAAGGTTGATGCAAAAGACGGCAGGATACCGACAAAACAGTTCGAAAAAGAAATAGAGCCTTATTTCAAAATAAGCTCATTTACAACAATAATTATAATGTCAAAACTCCCTTCCAAAATACTAACCGCTTTTGAAAAAATTGAGGTGAATATTCCGAAAAAAATAATCAACCGTTTAGGGCTTATGCATGTCTATATAATAAAAAAGAGATGAACAAAAAATGGTTTCAACACTCATGCATCTCGTATGGTCTCTAACGTTCTCAAAAATACTGCGCATAAAAAATGTTGCGCGCTTTTTATTCTTCGGGATACTTCTTGATTTTGATTTCATACTGGATTTTTTCTGGAAACGGCCGATTGACCACCGCGACTATTTTCATAACATCTTTTTCATAATTTTCCTGCTTTCCGCATTGTGGCTATGGAACCGGAAGAAGAAAGACAATGAACTGATGAAATCAGCAGCTTGGGCGCTTTCTCTTCACACATTCCTTGACTTATTTGACGGTGTCGGAGTTCCTCTTTTCTTCCCGATTTGGTCTGAGCGGATTCTTCTATACCCTCTAGGCCAGAATTACATATTTCCGCTAAAGCTGATTTGGGAGGGAAACATCTATTTTACAGTAATTTCCCTTGTAATATTATTCATAGTACTGCACACGTACAAACATAAAAACAAGGAAATGGACAAATCAGAATTGTGAATAGTTACTTCACGGATTTAATGATTAAGCCATCACCGAATGTTGTCGGAGTTAAACTGCGGGGAAATACTTTCTTAAATCTTACATATATGCCGTTTGTTGTCGTTACTTTTATCTTGAATCCTTTGGAAATAAGCAATCTTTTTATCAATTCAAGGTTAAAATCCTTCACATGGCCCGAATAATCTGCTAATTTTATCCATTCATCTGTATCCGCACAATATGTTGGTAATTTACCAAACAATACTTTTATACGATTCTTGAAACACACAACATTTGGAATAGATAGTATAAATTCGCCATCTTTTTTAAGCACCCTATGGACCTCTTCCAAGAAAAAGTTAGTTCCGTACAGATGTTCTAAAACCTCTCCTGCAACCACACAATCCACGCTGTCGTTTTTTAACGGGATTTTTTTATTCAAATCGCTGATAATATCCGCATCTCCGGCAAGATTTAGTGTTTTAACTAGAAAGCCTTCGTCTCTCTCTCTCTCTCTCAATTTTGTTGGCACATATTCTTTGTTTGAATCACCCAAAATAAGAATCTCTTTTTTATCCTTAGATATTAATGACATTGTTATGTCCATCCGATCTAGATAAAACTTATCAGTCATTTAATCACAACTATTTTTAGCATGTTGATTTTATAAGACTATTCCACCTTGATAATTAGCAAATATCCCTCCATTAGGTACTAATATAAAGATTTTAAATAAAATTATAATTGGCGATATAATGAAAGTAGTTCTGATAAATCCTCCGCATCCTTATCTCACTGACCAGAAAAGAAACCAGCCTCTGGGAATAATGTACCTGGCAGCGGTGCTTGAAAAAGAGAATTATGACGTGGCTTTGGTTGACCTGTGCTATGTTGAAGAGACTGACTGGTTAAAAAAAATTCCTGAAGCGGACGTCTACGGCATAAGCGCGACAACCATAGATTATCTTAGGTCTATAAATATTGCCAAAAAAATAAAAGAAGCCCGCAAATGCATAGTAGTGCTTGGTGGCGCTCATGCAACTGCAACGCCAAATACAATTGACACCATATTCGACAAAATAGTTATCGGCGAAGGAGAACTCGCTTTTCTGGATTTATTGAATGATCATAAAAACAAAATCAATAAAAGAATATATCAAAGGGAACCGATAAGCAACCTGGACACGATTCCGTTCCCTGCAAGGCATCTTCTTCCTGAAGATTCAATAATCAGCTACAGCCTCGTAGAAAAAGGAAAGCCTGCAACATCCCTTATCACTTCAAGGGGCTGCTGCAATGCATGCTCGTTTTGCGCAAGCAAAACAATGTGGGGGCGAAAGGTAAGGTTCAGAAGCCCTGACAATGTTATCGAAGAATTAAAAAAGATAATTCAGGACTACAAAACATGCCACTTCAGGTTCCATGACGATACAATGACCCTGAACAAATCAAGACTCTTGGAATTGTGCAAAAAAATGGAGCCACTGAAAATACACTGGCGCGCGCATACCCGCGTAGACTGCTCGGACATTGAAACGCTCACCGCAATGAAAAAGGCAGGCTGTGATGAAATAGGATATGGCATAGAATCTGCGTCGCAGGCTGTTCTTGACCTTAACAAAAAAAATATAAAAGTAGAGCAGGCAAAACAGGCTGTAAAAACTGCCAAGGAAGTTGGCCTAAGAGTGAGATTATTCTTTATTGTCGGCCTGCCGGGCGAAACAAAGGACACATATAAAAAGAACATAGAATTCATTGATGCGGTCCAGCCTGACGGAGTGGATGTTTCTACATTAGTCCCTTTCCCGGGATGCGACATATATAATAATCCGAAAGACTACGGAATAGAACTGTTAACAGAAGATTATGAAAGATTCGTGATGACTCTCGGATTGCGCCAGGGTGAGGAAGAAACCGACTTCATTTACAAGCATCCAAATCTATCAAATGAAGAGCTAAAAGCGAGCAGAAAGGCTATGCTTGATTACATAGTTAAAAGAAATATGGCGCTGAATAAGTAAATCAGGATTCAAATTCTATACTTGCCCGATTTCTATTAAATCCTCAGCCGCGCCTAAAGCAAAAGCTTTCCATACTTTACGCTGCCGTAAAGCCTTGTAAGCTTCACAGCAAAAACATAGCAGATGCCAAGAATAATAATAACTATTGCATGTATTGGCGTCTTGTTCTCAATTATCTTTACGCCCTGGGGGCTGGACAGTTCTAGCTTATTTCCTTTCCATAATCCTGTCGCAGTCTTAAAATCAAGAAACGGATTCCTCAAAAATCCCCACCAAATGTCAAGCATTTCTTTTGTTCTTTTTGGATGATTCTTATAAAGAAGCGGATCATATTTGTGGACTTTGACACGGGAAATCGCATATTTTATTTTTCCTTTGAATGTCGCAGGAACCGGATGCCTATGCTCATATCCAGTTCCTGTGATTCGTTTTATTTCGTATCCTGCATCAAGTATCTTGAACATCATGTCAGTATCATGCCGAAGCCCGGAGCCCATCTCATTATAGGTTCCGTCAAACAAACCCATTTTTTTAACGATATCAGTCCTGTAAGTGCTGCTCGCGCCTTCAGAAAGCGTTGTGGTTTTTGTAACTGCAATGTTATCGCCGGTAAATCCCGCCATCAGCAAACGAAGCCAGTTTTTTTC encodes:
- a CDS encoding class I SAM-dependent methyltransferase, with protein sequence MPFEAITKEETKKHYNALEEFTNKSDPYYFKRRAEHLLQFLSKMPKSSKILNLGCGDGRFTRLIKDCGFRDIVDADISSSLLKSDTCRKRVLGDAENISFKKEMFDAIIMTDVIEHIENRNRAINELQRVLKKNGELFITYPNSLWVPALNALGKIGIKVDAKDGRIPTKQFEKEIEPYFKISSFTTIIIMSKLPSKILTAFEKIEVNIPKKIINRLGLMHVYIIKKR
- a CDS encoding B12-binding domain-containing radical SAM protein → MKVVLINPPHPYLTDQKRNQPLGIMYLAAVLEKENYDVALVDLCYVEETDWLKKIPEADVYGISATTIDYLRSINIAKKIKEARKCIVVLGGAHATATPNTIDTIFDKIVIGEGELAFLDLLNDHKNKINKRIYQREPISNLDTIPFPARHLLPEDSIISYSLVEKGKPATSLITSRGCCNACSFCASKTMWGRKVRFRSPDNVIEELKKIIQDYKTCHFRFHDDTMTLNKSRLLELCKKMEPLKIHWRAHTRVDCSDIETLTAMKKAGCDEIGYGIESASQAVLDLNKKNIKVEQAKQAVKTAKEVGLRVRLFFIVGLPGETKDTYKKNIEFIDAVQPDGVDVSTLVPFPGCDIYNNPKDYGIELLTEDYERFVMTLGLRQGEEETDFIYKHPNLSNEELKASRKAMLDYIVKRNMALNK
- a CDS encoding metal-dependent hydrolase, which encodes MVSTLMHLVWSLTFSKILRIKNVARFLFFGILLDFDFILDFFWKRPIDHRDYFHNIFFIIFLLSALWLWNRKKKDNELMKSAAWALSLHTFLDLFDGVGVPLFFPIWSERILLYPLGQNYIFPLKLIWEGNIYFTVISLVILFIVLHTYKHKNKEMDKSEL
- a CDS encoding glycosyltransferase family 2 protein — its product is MKEVTILITTRNEEKNMPNCLDACLDQDYDKKKYQILVIDDCSTDRTGEIVMKYAKKDKEIVKYIKTDYRLGYVKSINIAINKCNTPFFVEMNADCIPEKNWLRLLMAGFTGDNIAVTKTTTLSEGASSTYRTDIVKKMGLFDGTYNEMGSGLRHDTDMMFKILDAGYEIKRITGTGYEHRHPVPATFKGKIKYAISRVKVHKYDPLLYKNHPKRTKEMLDIWWGFLRNPFLDFKTATGLWKGNKLELSSPQGVKIIENKTPIHAIVIIILGICYVFAVKLTRLYGSVKYGKLLL
- a CDS encoding class I SAM-dependent methyltransferase translates to MTDKFYLDRMDITMSLISKDKKEILILGDSNKEYVPTKLRERERDEGFLVKTLNLAGDADIISDLNKKIPLKNDSVDCVVAGEVLEHLYGTNFFLEEVHRVLKKDGEFILSIPNVVCFKNRIKVLFGKLPTYCADTDEWIKLADYSGHVKDFNLELIKRLLISKGFKIKVTTTNGIYVRFKKVFPRSLTPTTFGDGLIIKSVK
- a CDS encoding glycosyltransferase family 2 protein, which produces MITIIIPTYNEEKTIKKIISGVKQHGAEILVVGAKKSTDNTIQIAKSLGARTLIDNGRGKGAAMRLAIDAAKGDILVFIDADGSHISADIPAIVAPIKSGSADMVIASRMLGGSEELHGTISQFIRMCFSAIITLIINYRFGVRITDSQNGFRAIKKDVAKKLGLKANIFDIETEMTMKCAKNKYRILEVPSKELSRVYGKSGINVLKMGPIYLWRVIINLF